From the Paenibacillus sp. FSL H8-0548 genome, one window contains:
- a CDS encoding CDP-alcohol phosphatidyltransferase family protein — MNLPNLLTSLRFVLIPVYIAVFAQGHLIPAFLIMLAAGVTDVLDGYIARRNGQVTKLGMMLDPLADKLMLITVIVSLLISGHISWVAAAAMFLRDLGMIAGGMFFHFRGKKTVPANWMGKLTTVLFYGSIMLIFFEVPNAHSYLWAVIAFSFLTSIMYIAMFKALNKPAAGTPTGHS; from the coding sequence TTGAATCTGCCGAATCTATTAACATCATTGCGTTTTGTATTGATTCCGGTCTACATAGCGGTGTTCGCACAAGGGCATCTGATTCCTGCCTTTTTGATTATGCTGGCTGCGGGCGTAACCGATGTGCTTGATGGTTATATTGCGCGAAGGAACGGCCAGGTGACGAAGCTTGGCATGATGCTTGATCCGCTTGCTGACAAGCTGATGCTCATAACCGTTATTGTATCGCTGCTTATTTCCGGCCATATTTCTTGGGTGGCGGCTGCAGCGATGTTTTTGCGCGATTTGGGCATGATAGCGGGAGGAATGTTTTTTCATTTCAGGGGAAAAAAGACGGTGCCTGCCAATTGGATGGGAAAGCTGACAACTGTGCTGTTTTATGGGTCCATTATGCTGATTTTCTTTGAAGTGCCAAATGCGCACTCGTATTTATGGGCGGTCATTGCTTTTTCATTCCTTACTTCAATCATGTATATCGCAATGTTTAAGGCACTCAATAAGCCTGCTGCGGGAACGCCTACAGGGCATTCGTGA
- a CDS encoding phospho-sugar mutase yields MTNPTNDTVIAKYEAWLNDPLIDAATKEELRGLEGQEKEITDRFYRDLEFGTGGLRGVMGAGTNRLNAYTVGKATQGLANWLVAGTKSNGAGPSVVIAHDSRNYSPEFALDAALVLAGNGITTYLFSALRPTPQLSYAVRTLNAASGIVITASHNPPEYNGYKAYGADGCQLIPEEAEQVISAISQITGFDEVKRLTREDAEAKGLLRWLGEEADQQFIDTVVSQSLNAELIKDGIGEKFSVVFTPLHGTGNMPVREVLKKVGFTNVHIVPEQEQPDGYFSTVKSPNPEEREAFTLAIKLAQQVNADIIIGTDPDADRMGAVVKNNEGEYVVLTGNQSGALMVHYVLSQLQERGQLPDNGVVIKTIVTSELGADIALSYGVSVENTLTGFKYIGEKMTRYEQTGERTFLFGYEESYGYLTGTYARDKDAIVAALLIAEAAAYYSSQGKTLYDVLLELYAKFGFYLEGLESRTLKGFDGVQKIGAIMDDWRQNPPVEINGVKVEQVLDYGKGHDGLRPENVLKYLLEDGSWFCLRPSGTEPKIKVYFAVKGESKDTADRALHALKTAVMERVDRSE; encoded by the coding sequence ATGACGAATCCAACTAATGATACGGTTATTGCTAAATATGAGGCGTGGCTAAATGATCCGCTAATTGATGCTGCGACGAAGGAAGAGCTTCGAGGCCTAGAAGGACAGGAGAAAGAAATTACAGATCGCTTCTATCGTGACCTTGAATTCGGTACAGGCGGCTTGCGTGGTGTGATGGGGGCGGGTACAAACCGTTTAAACGCGTATACCGTCGGTAAGGCTACGCAAGGGCTTGCGAATTGGCTGGTTGCTGGCACTAAATCGAATGGTGCTGGCCCGTCCGTTGTTATTGCACATGATTCTCGTAATTACTCACCTGAGTTTGCGCTGGACGCGGCACTTGTACTAGCTGGCAACGGGATTACAACGTACCTGTTTTCTGCATTGCGTCCAACCCCTCAGCTTTCCTACGCGGTGCGTACGCTTAACGCAGCTAGCGGTATCGTCATTACAGCAAGTCATAATCCTCCTGAGTATAACGGCTATAAGGCTTATGGAGCTGACGGCTGCCAGCTCATCCCTGAAGAGGCAGAGCAGGTTATTTCGGCAATCAGCCAAATTACGGGCTTCGATGAAGTGAAACGTCTTACTCGCGAGGATGCGGAAGCTAAGGGATTGCTTCGGTGGCTGGGCGAGGAGGCAGATCAGCAGTTTATTGATACTGTAGTGTCACAAAGCTTGAATGCAGAGCTTATTAAAGACGGCATTGGCGAGAAGTTTAGCGTCGTGTTTACACCGCTTCATGGAACAGGCAATATGCCCGTTCGAGAGGTTTTGAAGAAGGTTGGTTTTACGAATGTGCACATTGTGCCGGAGCAAGAGCAGCCAGACGGTTATTTTAGCACGGTGAAATCCCCTAACCCTGAGGAACGCGAAGCTTTTACGCTTGCAATCAAGCTGGCACAGCAGGTCAATGCTGACATTATTATTGGAACTGATCCAGATGCTGACCGTATGGGGGCAGTTGTAAAAAATAACGAGGGCGAGTATGTCGTCCTAACAGGCAACCAATCTGGTGCGCTGATGGTACATTATGTACTTAGCCAGCTGCAGGAGCGCGGCCAGCTGCCGGATAACGGTGTCGTAATCAAGACGATCGTAACGAGCGAGCTTGGGGCGGATATTGCCCTCTCGTACGGCGTATCTGTTGAAAATACATTAACCGGCTTTAAATATATTGGGGAAAAAATGACTCGTTATGAGCAAACAGGCGAGCGTACTTTCCTTTTCGGATATGAAGAAAGCTACGGCTATCTGACAGGCACCTATGCACGTGATAAAGATGCAATCGTCGCGGCGTTATTGATCGCAGAGGCTGCGGCATACTATAGCAGTCAAGGGAAAACATTATATGATGTATTATTGGAGCTTTACGCTAAATTCGGCTTCTATCTAGAGGGCTTGGAATCGCGTACGCTTAAAGGCTTTGACGGTGTACAAAAAATCGGTGCCATTATGGACGATTGGCGTCAAAACCCGCCCGTCGAAATTAATGGCGTTAAAGTAGAGCAAGTGCTTGATTACGGAAAAGGACATGATGGGCTGCGTCCTGAGAATGTTCTGAAATATTTACTTGAGGATGGCTCATGGTTCTGTTTGCGTCCTTCTGGCACAGAGCCGAAAATTAAAGTTTATTTTGCGGTCAAGGGCGAGTCGAAGGATACTGCTGATCGTGCGCTGCATGCGCTCAAGACTGCCGTTATGGAACGGGTAGACCGAAGCGAATAA
- the fabZ gene encoding 3-hydroxyacyl-ACP dehydratase FabZ translates to MLDINQIQEIIPHRPPFLLIDRILEVEPGVRAVGLKNVTMNEPYFVGHFPGYPVMPGVLIVEALAQVGTVAMLMLEANKGKLGFFAGIDGFRFRGQVKPGDTLTLEVQITRLKGSIGKGQGTAKVGDQIVAEGELMFALSNPS, encoded by the coding sequence ATGCTGGATATCAATCAAATTCAAGAAATTATTCCACACCGTCCTCCATTTCTGCTTATTGATCGAATTTTGGAGGTTGAGCCAGGGGTAAGGGCAGTCGGTCTCAAAAATGTTACGATGAATGAGCCTTATTTTGTCGGTCACTTTCCCGGATATCCGGTTATGCCAGGCGTATTAATTGTAGAGGCGCTGGCGCAGGTCGGTACAGTTGCTATGCTGATGCTTGAAGCAAATAAGGGCAAGCTTGGATTTTTTGCAGGGATTGACGGGTTCCGCTTCCGCGGTCAAGTCAAGCCAGGCGATACATTAACGCTTGAGGTGCAAATTACGAGACTTAAGGGATCTATCGGCAAAGGGCAAGGAACAGCAAAGGTTGGCGATCAAATCGTTGCCGAAGGTGAGCTTATGTTTGCTTTATCTAATCCTTCATAA